The following nucleotide sequence is from Sander lucioperca isolate FBNREF2018 chromosome 19, SLUC_FBN_1.2, whole genome shotgun sequence.
GTAGATCAagtgatataaaaataaatatcatGATGTATACTACTATACATGCATGTTCATTGTTGCTGTTGAATATTTAAATATAGATATTCTGCGAAGGACGACTGCAGGAATGACAACCTGTTGCTGCTCTTAGGTCATTTTCACACCACTCAATAAATGCTATATAGACAGATTTTAGAGGTTTCATGAGGGTATTTATTACATAGTATGATCATTCAAaaataattgtaattatatGGCAGCATGGCTAGAAAGAAAAACCCGAAACAAGTAAGAAATGATTCCCAAACCAGCACAAAATGACCCCAATTAGTGTGTCTAATACATTATAGACTCCCGGTACAGCATGCCACTGATggtcaaaaacaaagaaagttaaacaaaacaaagaaacatatATCACTGTCAGTCCAACATTTGAATGACATTGACAACTTGGATGGGTTGCCATGGTTCATTAATATTCCCCAGATGATGATTCATAATGACTTTGGTTATACCGTTACTATTCTCAACAAAAAACACCAAGTTTCCACTTGACATTTCAGGTCATGACTGGATACCTCTAAGTACTGAGTGAATTCCTGTCAGCATCAGTTGTATGCTTACACCTGCTGACCAACGTGGGCAAGTTACTTGGAAAATGTAATGAAAGTGATTTCTTATTGgtaattgaaaaaaagtcacattactTTACTAGTGACCAAACACTAGCATTAAGTTAGTTATATTTCTTGTGCCTAGACACACTCGCACACTTTGTGGAGCAGCCAGTCGAGCCATTGCAGCCATTTAGCTACTGTCCATTAACAGCTAGACCCATAGCGTTACTGATCCCAGCGTTACTAGTAAATGTAATTAGGTTACTGAATATAAAATTGTAATTCCTCAAACAACAGAAGTGATAACATTACTGTAACACCATTCCCAACACTGATGCTGGTGCCATGCTATTTAACTAACGTGTTACGATAACTAACATGCTAAAGAGACAATATACTAAACATTGGCACGTTAACATACTAACATTAGTATGCTAACATGCCAAATCTTACATTGTGCTAAGCATTAGCATGTAACAATTTCCAACCCTGGGCTtgttaacatgctaatgttagcattcaGGTCAAACCTGACACATTACAGCTGAGGCAGGGGAAGTTCACCTGAGGCTGACAAAGTTTAGACAGATGAAAGTTGAGCAAAGTGACGAGCTAAGTCTGAGATGGCCAAAATGGCCACACTAGTTTTTATAAGGATCTAAAATTAGCAAACTTTTTGGTGGTGTGTAAAGAGCAACATAGCCTCATGAGGCCATTAACGCAGCAATATTACATAAACTTGTTACATTCAGAGTCCTGAAGTAGAGTTTAGCTACATGGTGAATGTCAGACTTCACTAACTAGTGGTGGTTATGGACTTTTCACACCTTCTCACAAGAGCTAGATCATGCCAGCTAGCCAAGGGGGTAGGAAGAGGCCAATGGTCCCAAGCAAGCACACAATAATGAACATCCACAGGAAGATGCGGTCAATCACCATGGCAACATACTTCCAATCCTCTTTCACCTGTGTAGAGTTAAAAACAAGAGAAACGGACAgtgagaaaacaaaaaataaaaagttccaCATGAAATTCTTTTTATGAGGTCTGTAGTTTGTTAGCAATTCTCTGTAGGTTTTATCACCAAAAGTGACCccttttacaatgttttcacatcGTTGATTTTGGATTTGATTCaactgaagaaaaagaaaattattcTTCAGATTaatctaaaatgaaaataattattagttaTGACCGTAGTTAGTGtttttccgctttctttgtttgtttatgatttGACCTTTGGTTTAAGGAAGACCCTAAGCCCACCTAGCTTTCAGCCCACCCCTGTGCACCTTTAGTAAAGCAAGTAAAGCAATAACTCTAACTATACTTTCCTTTTAGTTAGGCTCTCTCAATTCAGGTATGTTATTTCAGTATACGGTAAAGTTAAAGTTTTCGCATCCTGGCGTAAATGTACAACAACAGTACAggtgcatgtgttttttttagtgttGGTAAGCTGTGGAGTAGCTGTGGAGTAGCACATTTTTGGCATACAGTATATTCACTTTAGCATATAATCCATATACTGTGAGGCTGTTTTACAGGCCAACAGTGATACAAATAGCAAGTGCCTTTAAGTGCCATCTTGATAATAGTAGATGTGGCATACTCACGCTGAAATCCGCATCCTCTGCCCTCAGATGGTCTGCAATGTAGTGCACCCCTTCCAGAGCACGTAAAACATTTGGTGAAAGCAGGATTGTTGAGTCTGATACTGTATTATCAATTTTAGTTGGCCTCTGAGTGGGATTGACTCGGGCCCCTGTTAAATGTCTGTTGGTCAATGCAGCCCCCTCCTGTCGGTTCTGGCTGTTCTGTGGGGTTTTCTGTTGTGGTGGGGGAGTCGACCCGGGCGGTCTGGGCGAAGGAGGGCGGAAGGAAAAATATGACGTCAGTGTTCCCAGCTCTAAATCCTCAAAAGAGCTTCTCAGAGGGTCTTCTGTCGTGGTCCCATCTCTTAACCAGTTCACCGAGGTGCTGAGGCACTTGCCAGATTTGTACCCGGCAATCCTGCCGTGGCGCCGCTCCACCGCTGCTTCCtgctgcagcagcaacagcctGTGATGCCGGCCATCTGGCGCAGGCCGTCGCATGAACAGCCAGCGTGGGATCAGGTCCAGGAACACGAAGTGGACCCAGCGGGGCATCTTGTGAGTGCTTGGAGAGCGATGGTGCACGTTGAGCACAAAGACAGTGATGACGATGGAGAGGGTGACGAAAATCATAGTGAAGAGGAGGTACTCGCCTATGAGCGGGATGACGAGGGATGTGGACGGTATGATCTCAGTGATGAGGAGAAGGAAAACAGTGAGGGACAGCAGCACAGAGATGCACAGGGTGATCTTCTCGCCACAGTCTGAGGGTAGATagaaaaccaaaacagtgaGGCAAGAGATCAACAAACAGGGGATGATGAGGTTGATGGTGTAAAAC
It contains:
- the chrna2b gene encoding neuronal acetylcholine receptor subunit alpha-2, whose amino-acid sequence is MGQNNHLFSVRTVILCSLLLCQSVLCHEKTHSHAEDELFKTLFAGYNKWSRPVPNISDVVIVKFGLSIAQLIDVDEKNQMMTTNVWLKQEWNDYKLRWKPSDYDNVTSIRVPSELIWVPDIVLYNNADGEFAVTHMTKAHLFHNGKVRWVPPAIYKSSCSIDVTFFPFDQQNCKMKFGSWTYDKAKIDLERTENVDLNNYWESGEWAIINAVGTYNTKKYDCCHEIYPDITYFFIIRRLPLFYTINLIIPCLLISCLTVLVFYLPSDCGEKITLCISVLLSLTVFLLLITEIIPSTSLVIPLIGEYLLFTMIFVTLSIVITVFVLNVHHRSPSTHKMPRWVHFVFLDLIPRWLFMRRPAPDGRHHRLLLLQQEAAVERRHGRIAGYKSGKCLSTSVNWLRDGTTTEDPLRSSFEDLELGTLTSYFSFRPPSPRPPGSTPPPQQKTPQNSQNRQEGAALTNRHLTGARVNPTQRPTKIDNTVSDSTILLSPNVLRALEGVHYIADHLRAEDADFSVKEDWKYVAMVIDRIFLWMFIIVCLLGTIGLFLPPWLAGMI